Proteins encoded within one genomic window of Polaribacter sp. NJDZ03:
- the fsa gene encoding fructose-6-phosphate aldolase gives MKFFIDTANLNDIAEAEALGVLDGVTTNPSLMAKEGITGAANILNHYKKICDIVEGDVSAEVIATDYDGMIEQGEELAALHSQIVVKLPMIADGVKACKYFSDKGIKTNMTLIFSAGQALLAAKAGATYVSPFLGRLDDISTDGLNLISEMRLIYDNYGFKSQILAASVRNTMHVINCAKLGSDVMTGPLSSITGLLKHPLTDSGLAQFLEDYKKGN, from the coding sequence ATGAAATTTTTTATTGACACAGCAAATCTTAATGATATTGCAGAAGCAGAAGCTTTAGGAGTTTTAGATGGTGTAACTACTAACCCATCTTTAATGGCAAAAGAAGGAATTACAGGAGCAGCAAATATTTTAAACCATTATAAAAAAATCTGTGACATTGTAGAAGGAGATGTTTCTGCAGAAGTAATTGCTACAGATTATGATGGAATGATTGAACAAGGAGAAGAGTTGGCAGCGTTGCACTCTCAAATTGTTGTAAAATTACCAATGATTGCAGATGGTGTAAAAGCGTGTAAATATTTTTCTGATAAAGGAATTAAAACAAATATGACGCTTATTTTTTCTGCAGGACAAGCATTATTAGCTGCTAAAGCAGGAGCTACTTATGTTTCTCCGTTTTTAGGAAGATTAGATGATATTTCTACAGATGGATTAAATTTAATTTCAGAAATGAGATTAATTTATGATAACTACGGATTTAAATCTCAAATTTTAGCAGCATCTGTACGTAATACAATGCATGTTATTAATTGTGCAAAATTAGGTTCTGATGTAATGACTGGACCTTTATCTTCTATTACAGGATTGTTAAAACATCCTTTAACAGATAGTGGATTGGCACAATTTTTAGAAGATTATAAGAAGGGGAATTAG
- a CDS encoding DUF5060 domain-containing protein: MSITKRSFSLYFLLLVFNFTLFSQGKVEGKLEKWNKVTIHFNYKEFSENDKDNPFLNYRLNVTFKNGDEEITVPGFFAADGNAAETSAEKGAVWQVRFMPNKIGEWTYKASFKKGNEIAINDDEKVGESIGFDNETGSFIIKNSKNRTDGRLINKDERYLYYSESNKPFLKGGANSPENFLAYYEFDETPASHKYEPHFKDWKKGDPTWQNGKGKNIIGGLNYLASKGMNSVFFLTMNVQGDGDDVWPWATKNDRTRFDTSKLDQWEIVFDHMDNLGLMLHIVTQETENELLLDIGELKTQRKLYYRELIARFAHHLALTWNLGEENGPVHWSPKGQNDADRKAMATYVKTHDPYQNFVALHTHSIAKEQDLFLEPLLGYEFLDGPSMQTNDPDSIHNITKKWINESQLTGKKWIVSQDEIGPADTGAKPDADDPNHNNIRHKVLWGNLMAGGAGVEWYFGYKFAHNDLNCEDWRSREFVWNQTKHALDFFNTYLPFNKMHAADGLTDNPDDYVFVENDKTYAIYLPEVKETKINLFGSTKKYVVKWYNPRTGGELVNGSIKRITGGGEKSIGLPPNKDKDWVALIKSTKKEEEGSQEIEQKIISLNAIQDFNLLEKDGFGYYKDFPNNVLAIEASEVNNRNKFATAIAKFKGVTGVYNFTFVTTAENDGESEYVIKINGTALDTIKNPRVSESFKSIRHQVDAVYLHVNDIIEITSKAVTNGLIPEGNETAWSRGRWNSITFTPKDYSLLKILADTKPFEEKDGMLEIEAENYHYKNNNSTKRNWVVRSLDDKISVANYSKSANKNSYIQALPDTRVTHDDTLILGENFFPVSGTGGVISYKIKINNPGKYYIWVNALSTGTEDNGVHVGFNENWQESGARIQWCDGKNEWTWSSAQRMPDNHCGTEKTIYLNFEKSGEYVLSFSMREDGFKMDRFILSKNSNFRPN; the protein is encoded by the coding sequence ATGTCAATAACCAAAAGAAGTTTTAGTCTCTATTTTTTACTACTCGTTTTTAATTTTACTTTATTTTCTCAAGGAAAAGTTGAGGGAAAATTAGAAAAATGGAATAAAGTAACCATTCACTTTAATTATAAAGAATTTAGTGAAAATGATAAAGATAATCCCTTCTTAAATTATAGATTAAATGTAACTTTTAAAAATGGAGATGAAGAAATAACAGTTCCTGGTTTTTTTGCTGCAGATGGAAATGCTGCAGAAACAAGTGCTGAAAAAGGTGCTGTTTGGCAGGTGCGTTTTATGCCTAATAAAATTGGAGAATGGACGTACAAAGCTTCTTTTAAAAAAGGAAATGAAATAGCCATAAATGATGATGAAAAAGTTGGAGAATCTATTGGTTTTGATAATGAAACAGGAAGTTTTATAATAAAAAACAGTAAAAACAGAACCGATGGTAGATTAATTAATAAAGACGAACGTTACCTGTATTATTCTGAGTCTAACAAACCCTTTTTAAAAGGTGGTGCAAATAGTCCAGAAAACTTCTTGGCATATTATGAGTTTGATGAAACACCAGCATCTCATAAATATGAACCACATTTTAAGGATTGGAAAAAAGGAGATCCAACTTGGCAAAACGGAAAAGGGAAAAATATTATTGGAGGACTAAATTATTTGGCATCTAAAGGAATGAATTCTGTCTTTTTTTTAACAATGAATGTACAAGGAGATGGAGATGATGTTTGGCCTTGGGCTACTAAAAATGACCGAACTCGTTTTGATACAAGTAAACTAGATCAATGGGAAATTGTCTTTGATCATATGGATAATTTAGGTTTAATGTTACATATTGTTACGCAAGAAACAGAAAACGAATTACTATTAGATATTGGCGAGTTAAAAACGCAACGTAAATTATATTACAGAGAATTAATTGCAAGATTTGCTCATCACTTAGCACTTACGTGGAATTTAGGAGAAGAAAATGGACCTGTTCATTGGTCTCCAAAAGGACAAAATGATGCAGATAGAAAAGCGATGGCTACCTATGTTAAAACACATGATCCTTATCAGAATTTTGTGGCTTTGCATACACATTCTATTGCAAAAGAACAAGATTTGTTTTTAGAACCTTTATTGGGATATGAGTTTTTAGATGGACCTTCTATGCAAACAAATGACCCAGACTCAATTCATAATATCACTAAAAAATGGATTAATGAATCTCAATTAACCGGAAAAAAATGGATTGTTTCTCAAGATGAAATAGGACCTGCAGATACAGGGGCAAAACCAGATGCAGATGACCCAAACCATAATAATATAAGACATAAAGTTTTATGGGGAAATTTAATGGCTGGAGGAGCAGGAGTAGAATGGTATTTTGGTTATAAATTTGCGCACAATGATTTAAATTGTGAAGATTGGCGATCTAGAGAATTTGTTTGGAACCAAACAAAACACGCATTAGACTTTTTTAATACGTATTTACCTTTTAATAAAATGCATGCTGCAGATGGCTTAACAGATAACCCAGACGATTATGTTTTTGTAGAAAATGATAAAACGTATGCTATTTATTTACCAGAGGTAAAAGAAACAAAAATTAATTTATTTGGTTCAACAAAAAAATACGTTGTAAAATGGTACAACCCAAGAACTGGAGGAGAATTGGTAAATGGTTCTATTAAAAGAATTACAGGTGGAGGAGAAAAATCAATAGGTTTACCACCAAATAAAGATAAAGATTGGGTTGCACTTATTAAATCTACCAAGAAGGAAGAAGAAGGTTCTCAAGAAATTGAGCAAAAAATAATCAGCTTAAATGCTATTCAAGATTTCAATTTATTAGAAAAGGATGGTTTTGGGTATTACAAGGATTTTCCAAACAACGTATTGGCTATTGAAGCATCCGAAGTAAATAATAGAAACAAATTTGCAACAGCAATTGCTAAATTTAAAGGAGTTACTGGTGTTTATAATTTTACTTTTGTAACTACTGCAGAAAATGATGGAGAATCTGAATATGTAATTAAAATTAATGGTACAGCTTTAGATACTATTAAAAACCCTAGAGTTTCTGAGTCTTTTAAAAGCATTAGACACCAAGTTGATGCTGTTTATTTACATGTAAATGATATTATTGAAATAACCTCTAAAGCGGTTACCAATGGTTTAATTCCAGAAGGAAATGAAACAGCTTGGTCTAGAGGAAGATGGAATTCTATTACTTTTACTCCTAAAGATTATTCGTTACTAAAAATATTAGCAGATACTAAACCTTTTGAAGAAAAAGATGGAATGTTAGAAATTGAAGCAGAAAATTATCACTATAAAAATAATAATAGCACCAAGAGAAATTGGGTTGTAAGATCTTTAGATGATAAAATAAGTGTTGCAAACTATAGTAAATCTGCTAATAAAAATAGTTATATTCAAGCATTACCAGATACAAGGGTTACACATGATGATACTCTTATTTTAGGTGAAAACTTCTTTCCTGTTTCTGGTACAGGAGGTGTTATTTCTTATAAAATAAAAATAAATAATCCAGGAAAATATTATATTTGGGTCAATGCACTCTCTACAGGGACAGAAGATAATGGAGTACATGTTGGTTTTAATGAAAATTGGCAAGAAAGTGGAGCTAGAATACAATGGTGCGATGGTAAAAATGAGTGGACTTGGTCTTCTGCTCAAAGAATGCCCGATAATCATTGTGGTACAGAAAAAACAATTTATTTAAACTTCGAGAAATCAGGTGAATATGTACTGTCTTTTTCGATGAGAGAAGATGGTTTTAAAATGGACCGTTTTATTCTTTCAAAAAATAGTAACTTTAGACCAAATTAA